In the Helicobacter cetorum MIT 99-5656 genome, AATTTTTTGATTCATACGCTCTTGGAAACGCTTTTCTTGTAGCATTCCTTGAATGGTAGGTTTAGCCTGCTCGTAAGTATAAGTCGTAGGATTATCTTTTGAAATCAAGTAGATGACATGATAGCCAAACTCTGTTTTAACAGGGGTTTTAGTGTAATTACCTGGAGTCAAAGCAAAAGCTGCCTTAGAAAAATCTGGAGCCATCTGATTTTTTTGAAATTTACCCAAATCGCCGCCATTTTGTGCATTCTTACTATTAGGGTCAATAGTATCACGATTAGCTAATTCAATAAATTTGGCTTCCTTTTTGGTCTTAGGCTGTTTGTCAATTTCAGAAATAATTCTCTTCGCTTCATCTTCGCTCTTGACTAAGATATGTCTTGCGTGAGCTTCTTGCTTAACAAAAATTTGGTCTTTATTAGCATTGTAAAAATCTTGCATTTCCTTCTCAGGAATTTTAACTTTTTTCACTTCCTCAGCCTGTTTTTTCGCCCAAAATTCCACTAAGGCTTGCTTTTTTACCGCATCAATCATCGCCTTAAACTCTGGAGTGCTATCTAGCTTCTCTGTCTTGGCTTCATTCTCTACTAAAACGGTGCGAATGGCTTGCTCAATGAGAGCTTCTTTTTCATTATCTTTGAGCTTGTCAAAATCAAAATTTGGGTTGCGTTGCTTAATCATGTCAAAATCACTCTTAGTGATTGGCTTACCATCTACGGTAGCTAACACACTATTTGCTGAAGCACTAGTTGTCTTTTTTGCGTTATTAGTAGGCTTAGCCACTAAAAACGATGCGCTTAACACACTTACTAACGCTAAACTTAAGATACCTTTTTTCATTGTGTTTACTCCACTTAAACTAATTTTCATAATCAAACTCGCATTATAGCAAGTTTAAATCAAAAGTCTATATTCTTTTGATTAATCCTTAATCAAACTTTAAATATAGATGAGATTAAGGAACTTTATGCTTAAATTACCCCTTAAAGTCAAGTTAAAAGTGGGGCTTCATTCAATGGTTTCCTATTTGTCTATTCTTTCTAAAAGCTCTAAAGATTTTCTAAGCATTAGAATGCTTATTCTTAATCTTGCTCCCTTAGTTGTAGCCATAGCGTTTTTTGGAGCTATTTTTTACTACTACAATGATAATATCGTTAGCTATTTTGAAAGTTTGCTACCCCAATCCTTGAGTGCTTATACCCATTCTCAAGGCATTTTTGCAAGTTTGTTTGCATGGGTTCTTAAGATATTAGTGTATGTGCTTATCTTTTGGATAGTGATTCTTTTAAGCTTAATCACTAATATTTTTATGTCTATTTTTTATACCCCCTTGGTTGTCTCTTACTTACATCAAAAATATTATTCTCACATCGTTTTAGAAAGTTTTGGCTCAACCCTTTTTTCTACCAAGCATTTTATCAAAGCATTAATTCTTATGCTTTTCTTTATGGCACTTTTAACGCCCTTATACTTCATTCCCCTTATCGGTATCTTTTTTTCTATGATTCCACATTTTCTCTTCTTCAAAAACACGATGAATTTGGATATAGGAAGCTCTATTTTTAACGCTAAAGATTATCAAAAATTACTCAAACAGCACAAACTCAAGCATTATCGTTTTTCGTTTTTTTGTTATCTCTTTTGTTTAATCCCTTTTTTCAACTTCTTTGCAACTTTATTACAAACCATTATGCTAACACATTACTTTTTTATCCTAAAAGAACAGCAAGAACCTA is a window encoding:
- a CDS encoding peptidylprolyl isomerase, whose translation is MKKGILSLALVSVLSASFLVAKPTNNAKKTTSASANSVLATVDGKPITKSDFDMIKQRNPNFDFDKLKDNEKEALIEQAIRTVLVENEAKTEKLDSTPEFKAMIDAVKKQALVEFWAKKQAEEVKKVKIPEKEMQDFYNANKDQIFVKQEAHARHILVKSEDEAKRIISEIDKQPKTKKEAKFIELANRDTIDPNSKNAQNGGDLGKFQKNQMAPDFSKAAFALTPGNYTKTPVKTEFGYHVIYLISKDNPTTYTYEQAKPTIQGMLQEKRFQERMNQKIEQLRKQAKIVINK
- a CDS encoding EI24 domain-containing protein, which translates into the protein MVSYLSILSKSSKDFLSIRMLILNLAPLVVAIAFFGAIFYYYNDNIVSYFESLLPQSLSAYTHSQGIFASLFAWVLKILVYVLIFWIVILLSLITNIFMSIFYTPLVVSYLHQKYYSHIVLESFGSTLFSTKHFIKALILMLFFMALLTPLYFIPLIGIFFSMIPHFLFFKNTMNLDIGSSIFNAKDYQKLLKQHKLKHYRFSFFCYLFCLIPFFNFFATLLQTIMLTHYFFILKEQQEPK